Below is a genomic region from Anoplopoma fimbria isolate UVic2021 breed Golden Eagle Sablefish chromosome 20, Afim_UVic_2022, whole genome shotgun sequence.
TTTGActgtttgttgtcaaaatgtgttttattccagattatttctttatttctactAAGAACCAGCAGATGGAGCCGTTTTAATTCAACGTTTTTCTTTGAGTGACAGTTTTCATACAAACATTCCTTCCTGTTGATTGTTGACCATAACTTGGCCTCCAGATGTTTCCAGATGTTTCATGCTTTATgactaaaacatatttctttgaaGCAGCTTCATGTCGATGGGCCTGtttcttacttcctgttttgtttatcttctatgttttttatatatcgGTTTATATTCTTCGACTGTCATGGTTTCATGGATTTTCGTCACGCTCACagattttgtgtctttttaaagtttttaatcgTCTTaatcacttttgtgttttttttaaattgaattgtttaTATGAATGAAATGATGACGTTTTATCAAATTTCAATACATTCTGAATATTAACGTTCGTCGCTGTTTATTATCACGTctgattttgtaaaatgtatatgttaaatttaacattttctatacGTTAGTGTGAAGTTGAATGGacatttttctcaataatttaaaggaatacttcaatCAAACACAGTCACTGAGTTAATTAATTGAGGTAATTGACCCTcggctaagccccgccccccaccGCTTTGactccgtcaagctgtcagagctacgttaCCACGGAGACCAAACTGTCACTAACTCCACTCGCGCTCTAAATATTATCTATTTGGTAAAACTAttgaagagagaaacaaacagaaggtTCTACAATATGTTGGAAGGAAACATCAGgatgaaaagataaagaaagaggcGTAAAAGTGAATCAACATCAGAAGTTTTCACTGACAGAATCAGATTGTTGTTACTAGTGTCCAACAACATGATGGAAAGGATCCTACAGAgaaacttgtttttgttaaagtatAAAATCCTTTTTGTTAACCAGAAACCGCCGATATGTCGCCCTCATCAAATACACTCCATTAGCAAAAGCAGTAATTATACCGTGTCGTAAAACAcactaaagtaaaagttaatAAAACGACAGTCACCAGCTGTGGTTCGTTCAAACCCTTGAAGGATAGACGTTGAGTTTAACTACGTTTCTGCTGAGTTTAAAAACGTGTTTTTCgacacttaaaatgttttttataaaggaGTCTGGTGTATTTAGAGAGAGACGGAACTCATTTTActctttaacaaaaacatcctTTTCTGTATAgatcctttattttattcactgttacaatcatttaaaagccaaagcagcatgtgtataaTTTACTGAAGTTATACCTTTAgcagctagcttagcatgaagcTGTTGATTTCGTTTCTCTTTGTCGTCGTTTTTCTGTCCCCGGACCCCTGGGTAGTTCAGTTCAGTGATCAATCTCTTCATGGAGTTTAGGGATCAAAACGATCACGTTTGggtgaaatattcctttaatataTTTGGTGATTTAGAGTTTAACCTCCCACCAGCCTCCAAAGCACAACATGATTTCATCCACCAGTCACATTATTAGAGATTTAAAAGATTAATTTCCTGCTTACATTTGAACTTTCCAAATgtttaaagaagaaaagtattttgttcCTTTCGATGAGTGGTCACATGAGGTGTTCAATACTGTTAACTGTTTTTTATGCTTGAGTGACATTTATAAAAGTGGGAACAGCAGTTTAACAATCATGCAatacatgaataataaacatttaatacacTGGAAGACTAAGTGGGAATCTTTGTTATTACAagaaatattttcttatttgtgtCACTCATACAATCCAGAAATCTGTTTTCATATCAACATGATGATCTACAGCAGgaagtaaagtttattttggagaaaataaatgtttttgtaatatatatgtgtatattttccACGATACTCTTCTGTGACTGTAAAACGTTCATAACACAAAATACTATGTGAGGGTCCAGTGAACATCTCTCTCTTGTCTATTAAAAATTGCTGCGATTTCATTTCTGATGTCATTTTATTATTCGGTCAcgtattaaacacattttcaagaaataaatgtgctctgttttttataaatattccatgtttttaatcacttttatcAGTTTGAATCACTCGTGTTTTCAGTGACCGTTAGCTTGAGTTTCTCCTGAAGATGAAACTTTTGGAAATTTGAGCtaaatgtgagaaaatatatttttattacagcATGTTTTAGTTTAATAGAACAAACTTTGTGCTGAAGGAGAACACATCTGTGATTAAagatttatgaaaatataatcTATACTTATTTTGTAAATCTTAAATcaataacatgtttattttaaaacaaaggcCTTAGGCGTCTGGTTGGGTGAGTTAATTATGTGGTTCGTTATTTGACTACAACTATTGCTTATTCTCGTTATCGAATGATCTGCTTGTATTTTCTCGATTAATCATGTAGTCCATTAATATGTAAGAAAATAGTGACAAAGTTTTCCAGAGCCCGAGGTGACGTCTTCAGGTGTCTGGTTtagttcaaaacaaaaaacatatttaattttctATCACCAGAGACTAATCAAAACCACCAAATGTTagaacaaacattttcttactGATACTTTCTTAAATTTAAAACAAGCAAGCTAACACTGgaataaaatcattttcataaGATTACAGAGAagtattatgttttattcatgttgttGATGTGTAAAGGATATAAGATATGTCATACAAAGGCGTAAGAAAGTATCTTTACATGTTGGAAAACTTTAAAGATACTTAATTTCGATATTCAAACCTAAGACTCCATGTTTTGATGGCTGCACCATTTCATCagatattattataatattataaacatCTTAAAGAACTAAAACTATCAACGGaagcaaaaaaagcatttatgaCTGTTAAATACATTATTCTGACTCTAGctgcatacacatacatacagactcAATCTATGTTCAACGTCCTGTAAATCACTTTAACTACAGAGAGATTCCTGCTGGATTAAACGACCACTAATCAATATGAGGGCAGATATGTTACAGATATTAATATCAGACAGTCCGGCCCTGTTTCCTCTGGACGTCACAGCTCCTCCATGAAGTCTGGAGGCTGAAACAGAAAGCAGAGTTCAGACAGTCCAGAAAAAGACAAGCAGCTGATGAAGACCAGCAGTCAGACTGTAGAAACACCGTTAACCCTCTGAATACCAAGCCTTCAGGGCGTTTTATGCTCCTGGAACATTTGACTCTCTGTGGTCTTGttttaatactgtaatataaaagtcctgctcctctatggaaacagaaccaTCCTGACTAGAaggagagaactcaaacatgtctttagtgcagaataacacagttattatgacataaatcattacaaaaacacaagttttttgatcatttattttacaaaaatgaccAATGTGtactattcatttaaaattttcccaagtgtccacaagtgttaccaatgttggaatGGAGCTCTGCATGTTATAAATATGATaaactatttacttttttacatcctctacttccagcctctcctctcctctctgctctgtgttcagcagcagttcagtcaaagtttcacagatttttggtcacatgactgttggtctcagatgaatcaatcatgacttcatagtttcactgaggagctcagaatttaatgttttttacagaatctggttaaagcaaacggtttattcTGAGCGAGATTTTAAATgggacatgtagaataaaatgtttttttgtttcaccagTAGTGGAGATAGAAATCTAAAGTTTGTCCTGAGGGTGGCGCTAGAAGAAAGGTCATAAGAATCACCCTCTACCCTTACTTTCTATTCTGTTTAaatagatgtatatatatatatatatatttggtatagatagatagatagatagatagatagatagattagATTTTTTAGATAGATTtttgtcatgcacaaaaacgtgcccctcatgggtttacaagacagcagcagtacagctgcagtggatccacatctcatcaggtcacatctGATTACAAgatgacatgttgcttcaccgctccatcttaagcaaaacattctttcttctctcccaggcctggcaaataaaaaccctgccttcacccattgacagctgggatcggctccagctcctgcgacccttaactggataagcaggttacggaaaatgaatggatgaatgaacgGGTTTTATTTCACCAATTAGCTGCTTTAGCAGTAAGATGGAGTTTCACTGCCAGCGAGAGGAGTGGTCGAGGAAATTACAACAAAAGTCTACTTTTGTTAAAAAGGTGGCTTTTGAGggttgaaatatatatttacatatttctttattttcaaatgtaaacagatACTGTAGAGAAGCAGAGGGGAAGTTGTTTCACAAGATGTGTTTCGAAAAACGCAGACAGATCAACGATAACAGGAAAGAGGaaattttggttttgttttcatcagatGTGAAAAACGTTCCTGTTTCTGTGCAACTTCATTTACTCTTAAGAGTTTGTCCATTTGTGAAGTATTTCTTCACTCTAGGGCAGCTGTTGTTTCTTAAATGACCCACCTTTTACTAGCTGCCTTCTTTCAGAGTCACTGatattcaaacatttgttttcagatAAAGAGGTGAAAGAAACATGAaggttaaatattaaatgtaaagtatattaataatataacagaAATGATGTTTCTCAGTGACTCACCTGCACTGTCACGTCTTTCAGTTCTCTGCGCTTGCAAACACAAgtcctttaaagacaaaaatagtTGCAGAGtaaaatacaatgattttttataattgaaaggaagaaaataattatttgggAAATATCAGAAAagtttcctttcatttcagctggctgtgtttgattgacagcttcTAGCGATGGGAACTCCGGTGTGTTACAAGCTTCTAGTGTGTCGATGGGAACTCCGGTGTTTTAACGTAGGGAACTAGagagtgttgtgttttaacGTAGGGAACTAGagagtgttgtgttttaacGAGAGTGTTGTGTTTTAGGGAACTAGagagtgttgtgttttaacGTAGGGAACTAGagagtgttgtgttttaacGTAGGGAACTAGagagtgttgtgttttaacGTAGGGAACGAGAGAGTGCTCGTGTTTTAACGTAGGGAACTAGagagtgttgtgttttaacGTAGGGAACTAGagagtgttgtgttttaacGTAGGGAACTAGagagtgttgtgttttaacTTGTATTGCCGGTGTTTAATGTAGGTAAAATGTGTTAATCGTTGGTGAAAGTTACCttttgatgatgatggatgtCACGGTGATGATGAGCACAGAGTGCAGAGTGAAGATGATCAGTCGGACAGCCAGCATTGTGTCAACACTCTTGATTTCTgtgaaacagaaatgtgaagTTAACTATTGGATGTTAGACGATTAACATCAAGATGATACTGTCATTTTCTACAGTCCTCTGAATTCTGGTGTTATGGTTTACCAGCAGATGGCCGTTGCCCTGGTGACATTAAGTTGTGAAGGTGTTTTATGACACAAGTATTTGGTTCTTTGATAGAAAGTTAAAGCTACAAGAGACCTGTGGacataaaaatctgttttagtaTAAATAACTATTTCCAGCTCAGAGAAACAAACCTTCCTCTTCAGCCTCCACATACAGACTAAACGGCTTGGAGAGAGTGCGGTTGTTGTTCTTCAAACCACAGGTGTAGTTCCCAGAATCCTGTGCAGTCGGAGTGCCGAGATAGAGGGAGGGGCCAGTGTGTTTGAGGGCGTGGCCATTTCTCAACCAGGTGACCTCCAGTTGGTGGAAGGAGCACCCTGAGGTGCAGTTCAGTGTGACTGCTTCTGGTCTGTCTGTggctttctttattttcatttgagttccatctgaaaaaatgtaatgtaaaaagaattttcattattcatcatgAATATCTTTTACTCAGAACATGGTTTATAAAGAATGCTGTGATTTTGAAGTCAAGTTACCGACATCTTAAATTTGCTTATTTGTAGAGCTGAAACTATTCGTTGATGGACAGAAGATTAAACTGGAACAATATTTATAATCAATAGAGTTCCATGTTTCAGAAATATTTCTGATACAGCCTTAAATCCTGGACCAGGTCGCGGCGGAGTCTTTGCGGAGTCTTtgcctcctgttagccgttagccgtgctgctaacgttactagctctcctcctgttagccgttagccgtgctgctaacgttactagctctcctcctgttagccgttagccgtgctgctaacgttactagctctcctcctgttagccgtttaataatctttttttatgtttgttggttatttttattgtaaagcagATTTGAACTGTTCTGGTGGAGAAGGTGAATCAGCAACGCTTCAACCTTTTGCTCTTTACGACCTCTGAGGCGACTTTAAACGCTTAAGAGAAACTATTTGTTTacaaacaagaataataaagaaatgtttaattcatttttttttctcacaatataatcaaaaagaaccgataagcaGAATCAATAAGAGTACTGCTGTAGATGAATCCTAACGGTACCCGTCCCTAGCTGCAGTACATCGTGTGTTTGAGCAGCTTTTAGATGTGACTGTTTGTAACTGTGTGAATATGAACAGGTCATCCTGCAAAAAAGAGCCTGGCTCTAAAAACTATAaaagattattaatattattgtctttattattttttatagcatTATCATATGATGTTCTTACCAGTCATGGTGACTTTCACTCCTGCTTGGCCAGTAAAATCTGCTGACCTGGTATTAGCTTCCATTCTGAAGCGAAGAGTTGCATCGTCTTCCTCCTGTACATCTGTGATCTGTAAAGAACAGTCTCCCTTCTTGTCTCCCAGGTATCTGTAACGAGGGTTGTTGATGTGGTTGTATTTTAAGTCGCTGGCGTACACGGTCGGAGTGATGCCCTGACAAAGTAGATGGTTCTGGCACCAGACGACTCTGATGATCTGGACTGAAACCTCTCTTCCACCCTCAGAGACAGACTTCAGAGGTGTGAAGGTGCAGGGGATGGTGACAGTGGATCCCTTCACAGCACAAACTGGACCTGGATAGTTCACTCTATCACTCACAGcatctgtaaaaacacaacacagtgatGTCAGCTGAGTTTAGGAATAAAAGGACCTTGATTTAGGACGAGTGCTTTGGTAtgaaaacttaattaaaatggACCTCATGtactaaaacagaaaacaaaaagagagaatataATAAAAGTGCCGTTTCAGAGCTGCAACTTTCATCAGTTTGATGTTAAAAACTGAAACTGTGACAAAAGCTTGAGTAAGATATAAACGTAACATATAAAGTCCATGTCTTACCAGCCAGCAGTAACATGAAGCACCAGGAAATCTTTGGGTCCCAAACTGCCATCTTAACGTTTTGAACTCGTTGATTCAACTTGTTCTGCTTAAACTGTGGAGAAAAGACTCTGACTGTGTTTGGAGGAAGTGACATAGTAACCACAAAGTGTCTAAACTTGTCCCGTACATCAGACGTCAACGGTGCAGCTCGTTTTCCTGTGAATGTCGGTAGATATTAAACACCAGGAAGATCCTCCATAAGAAAGATATCTTGTCAAAAAACTATTTGGATTCATCTTTAGGGAGCTACAACAAAGATTAATGAAGTGGAagctgatatatatttatttttgtgataaGAACCCTCATGTTTATTGTGTGGGCACCAAAAACTCCACACAGTTATCTCCATTACACTCatcttttcaaactaaaagccTGTGTGTTGTTTGCTGAACACTGCCACTGAAATACTGCACTCAATTATCAATCACctgcacccagaatgcacctgggAAAAGAGCTTTAACAATTTAAATCACTTAGAGATTGAAGTTTACAAATAGGATACTGGTTTGCAGAATAAACACTTTCCATTTGTGTTCATAGTTGGTGTGGGAAGTTCCAGTCTGTTACaaatgttttggtattttttgtgTCCTCTGTGTTCTGCTGTCACACTGCCCTCTAGTGGAATCACACACTCATTACACTGCAGAGGTTTTTAATTTTCCTTTAttgagaaaacaaatacaataacaaatagaaaaatttaaaaaacagaaataaaataaaatcacaaaaataaatgaactataACAGCAGgtaaagaaagtaaagaaaacaacttgAGAGCGTTCTTGTCTTTATCAAGTTTCAGTGAATTAATTGGGAGTTTCAAGTAACGCCACTTCTGTAGTTACTTTAACCcaaacgttgacttatttgtcacgTTACTTACGTGCTTAGGTAATGCACTCCTAAAGTTAATTTAACCcaaacgttgacttatttgtcacgTTACTTACGTGCTTAGGTAATGCACTCctaaagttattttaacccaaacgttgaaatatttgacatttaccGTCGGCACTGTAGCGAGGTTCGGGCGGCTTGGTGGATGTAACGCTTGAGAATCATCCCTCTACCGGCAGTAGGTGACGCAGAGACATTACAATACCCCCCCACTCTGGTGTATCATCTCTACAGGGGAGTTTTCAAATACACTTCATCAGAGACGCCCCCATTGTACCAGATGGTACCTCTGCACCTTAAGCAAGGAAGGTGACAATTATGACAGTCCACAacctgagaggaagatctcaaggtAAGATACGTAGTAAGCACCGGGAAGGGAACCTCTCTTATCTGGGAACAGGTCAAGCGTGACTTCACAGAGCAAGTCATAAATTACTTAAGTCATAAGAACAGGAACTAACAATAGTTGTCTTACAATTATTCTCTGTAGCTCGGAATAACATTGTATAAGTCTTTAgagtattcaataaccccactCAAGTTATTCCACGGGTGACTCCAGGAAGGGAGGTCTTTGTCCTGAATCTGTGAGAGGAGAACAGagctaaatatgtttcatgCCCTTTGAAGACCTGACACACCGTGTGACCACAGTGCCATCCAGCGACCATTGGCGATAAGACATATTTTTCTTAAAGACCGGAATGTTTTGTGGAACAGGTAGAGAAGAAATATTAgcaaaagttataaaatgtttacacgctagtaagtcacatgaccgatgcacatttctgtctccATGTTATCTTTGTTTAATCCTGTGTACTAACTATGTGTAACTAAAATTAaatttttgtttacatacaagttGATACGTGTGTAAGGTTTATATTCGTGATCCATAGTGGGGGAAAGTATGTTACttatttgtt
It encodes:
- the LOC129109028 gene encoding uncharacterized protein LOC129109028; its protein translation is MAVWDPKISWCFMLLLADAVSDRVNYPGPVCAVKGSTVTIPCTFTPLKSVSEGGREVSVQIIRVVWCQNHLLCQGITPTVYASDLKYNHINNPRYRYLGDKKGDCSLQITDVQEEDDATLRFRMEANTRSADFTGQAGVKVTMTDGTQMKIKKATDRPEAVTLNCTSGCSFHQLEVTWLRNGHALKHTGPSLYLGTPTAQDSGNYTCGLKNNNRTLSKPFSLYVEAEEEEIKSVDTMLAVRLIIFTLHSVLIITVTSIIIKRTCVCKRRELKDVTVQPPDFMEEL